One genomic window of Anguilla anguilla isolate fAngAng1 chromosome 13, fAngAng1.pri, whole genome shotgun sequence includes the following:
- the LOC118211575 gene encoding immunoglobulin-like and fibronectin type III domain-containing protein 1 isoform X2, which translates to MWKQAKMGDQTATGQGTDGTPQKKKGTKRRSKVPGVMITQYVDELPEGMTTPDFTRKPIALTIQEGKLAIFKAVVIGNPEPVVTWNRANGNINDPERYQNKFDPESREHTLEMPKVAGDQADTYKCFATNEYGKAVCTAVLNIIEVGYKKKKALADAKKTPSKDPTEFRKMLRKREGKVEVKDDGEPDDKVWEILLSADKKDYERICVEYGITDFRGMLKKLNEMKREREEEQAKFIEQLGNLRHIEVKAADMASFELDMELKDPNSRIFLYKDGVMVPYSKDEHDETKHKLKQVGKKYMFIINNLAPEDAGLYQVDVEGANVFSTDFKIPPVEFLAKIQEVKAEEREDAIFQCVLSLPMPNVVWMGKNAPLKAGDKYDITVSEDKLIHKLVVKDCKPLDSGIYAAVAGLKSCNAWLIVEEPGVYFTSALNDAKAILGESAELTCEMSSAASKGVWYHDGKELSSSKEIKISKVGATHKLKILKVSEENSGKYRFEAEGRKTESMIVVEDPPRIAEADIKNFCLPVSVKSGQATSFRVPFVGREPFKVQWFKEGQEVKNDTNIRVENDEGYTRLVLRKLNRKDSGEIKVKIKNEFGTTEATTELNVLDKPTPPQGPLEVIEGSSSCIEIKWRPPKDNGGSKVTNYHLERQQVGRNTWKKIGNVPGEPPSFRDTDVEHGKKYYYRIRAITAEGESDMIVTEDVQAGTKAYPGPPIALKVVSAFKDRINLQWVNPTNTGGTAIVGYNLEKRKKGSNLWSLVNPGGEPIKDKQYTVTDVIEGQAYEFRVSAINFSGSGEPSVPSEFVFAREPMNPPGKVSDLKVIDSDYNTLCLSWSKPQAEKGGRGEAKGFFVEIRPEDEQVWTRCNTNAITMNSYTIKGLKPMAMYFVRVVATNVGGSGDPQELNNYVLAMPPPVRPRFTDAKMNSFMVARAGNALRVSINFEASPWPEVTWLKDDSPVSKRATISTADGTSQLLIPSAERSDTGIYTIIIKNLVGQETFSTEIRVTDEPKPPGPVELDENVPGTVTVSWAPSPDETRDDHLHYLVSKRDSVKRAWHTVADRLFNNKFTVCNIMPGREYYFRVYAKNDMGLSKPSESTVWSITKKKEKFTLNVPESKAVNFERPPKFLTGLKMHVAPQGYECYMTCAVRGDPAPHVTWYRDNVSLNTNTNYYITNTCGVCSMLILRVGHQDMGEYKVLAENPLGRAECSTKLTVRE; encoded by the exons ATGTGGAAGCAAGCCAAAATGGGGGATCAGACCGCCACAGGGCAGG GCACTGATGGAACCccgcaaaagaaaaaag GCACAAAAAGAAGATCCAAAGTTCCAGGTGTCATGATCACACAGTATGTGGACGAACTCCCAGAGGGAATGACTACTCCGGACTTCACCCGCAAACCCATCGCCTTGACTATTCAGGAGG GCAAATTGGCCATCTTCAAGGCTGTCGTGATTGGGAATCCCGAACCAGTGGTCACATGGAACAGAGCCAACGGGAATATAAATGATCCAGAGAGATACCAGAATAAATTTGATCCGGAATCTCGTGAACACACATTAGAG ATGCCCAAAGTGGCCGGGGATCAAGCAGACACCTACAAATGCTTTGCCACAAACGAATACGGAAAGGCTGTCTGCACCGCCGTCCTCAATATTATAGAAG TTGGatacaagaagaagaaggctCTGGCAGACGCAAAGAAAA CTCCATCAAAGGATCCGACTGAGTTTAGAAAAATGTTGAGGAAACG TGAAGGAAAGGTGGAAGTGAAAGACGACGGGGAACCAGACGATAAAGTCTGGGAAATCCTGCTGAGCGCGGACAAGAAGGACTACGAGCGCATCTGCGTCGAGTACGGCATCACCGACTTCCGCGGGATGCTGAAAAAGCTGAACGAGATGAaacgggagagggaggaggaacagGCGAAG TTCATCGAACAGCTCGGCAACCTGAGGCACATCGAGGTGAAAGCGGCGGACATGGCATCGTTTGAACTCGACATGGAACTCAAAGATCCCAACAGCAGGATCTTCCTCTACAAG GATGGTGTAATGGTTCCTTACAGCAAGGATGAACACgatgaaacaaaacacaaactgaagcaAGTTGGCAAGAAGTACATGTTCATCATCAACAATCTTGCGCCAGAGGACGCTGGGCTGTACCAGGTTGATGTTGAAGGCGCCAACGTATTCTCCACTGACTTCAAGA TTCCCCCGGTGGAATTCCTCGCCAAGATCCAGGAAGTGAAGGCGGAAGAGAGGGAGGACGCCATCTTCCAGTGCGTGCTGTCCCTCCCCATGCCGAACGTTGTTTGGATGGGCAAGAACGCTCCCCTGAAAGCTGGAGACAAGTACGACATCACAGTGTCCGAGGACAAGCTCATCCACAAGCTGGTGGTGAAGGACTGCAAGCCCCTAGACAGTGGGATCTACGCAGCTGTGGCTGGACTTAAATCCTGCAACGCCTGGCTTATAGTAGAAG AACCTGGAGTTTACTTCACCAGCGCTCTGAACGACGCAAAGGCCATTTTGGGAGAGTCAGCAGAACTGACGTGCGAAATGAGCAGCGCAGCCTCCAAGGGAGTGTGGTACCACGACGGAAAGGAG CTGTCCTCCTCTAAAGAGATAAAAATTTCTAAAGTGGGCGCCACTCACAAGCTGAAAATCCTCAAGGTCTCCGAGGAAAATTCTGGAAAATATCGCTTTGAAGCGGAGGGACGCAAAACGGAATCGATGATCGTTGTGGAAG ATCCACCAAGGATTGCTGAAGCTGATATTAAAAACTTCTGTTTGCCCGTCTCTGTAAAATCCGGTCAGGCTACATCCTTCAGGGTTCCATTTGTGGGTCGCGAACCATTCAAAGTGCAgtggttcaaagaagggcaggAGGTGAAAAATGACACCAATATCAGAGTGGAGAACGACGAGGGATATACCCGTCTGGTTCTTCGCAAGTTGAATCGTAAGGACTCTGGAGAAATCAAGGTCAAGATCAAGAATGAGTTTGGCACCACGGAGGCCACAACGGAACTCAACGTCCTCG acaaGCCTACCCCACCCCAAGGTCCACTGGAAGTGATTGAAGGCTCTTCCAGCTGCATTGAGATAAAGTGGAGGCCCCCCAAGGACAACGGTGGCTCAAAGGTGACAAACTACCACCTGGAGCGTCAGCAGGTGGGGCGTAACACCTGGAAGAAGATCGGCAATGTCCCCGGGGAACCGCCAAGCTTCAGGGACACTGACGTGGAACACGGCAAGAAGTACTACTACCGCATCAGAGCCATCACAGCAGAGGGCGAGAGCGACATGATAGTGACTGAAGACGTACAGGCTGGAACTAAAG CATACCCGGGTCCACCAATCGCACTCAAAGTGGTCAGTGCTTTCAAGGACCGCATTAATCTCCAATGGGTCAACCCAACCAACACCGGAGGAACTGCCATTGTGGGCTACAACCTGGAGAAACGCAAGAAGGGCAGCAACCTCTGGAGCCTAGTCAACCCGGGGGGCGAACCCATTAAAG ACAAACAGTACACAGTGACAGACGTCATTGAGGGGCAAGCGTATGAATTCCGAGTGAGCGCAATAAACTTCTCAGGCTCCGGAGAACCGAGCGTCCCCTCTGAGTTCGTGTTTGCGAGGGAGCCCATGA ATCCCCCAGGTAAAGTTTCTGACCTGAAGGTGATAGATTCTGACTACAACACCTTGTGCCTGTCCTGGTCTAAGCCCCAAGCCGAGAAGGGTGGTCGAGGTGAAGCCAAAGGCTTCTTCGTGGAGATTCGTCCAGAAGACGAACAAGTGTGGACTCGCTGTAATACCAATGCCATCACAATGAACAGCTACACCATAAAAGGTCTGAAGCCAATGGCTATGTACTTTGTCAGGGTGGTCGCCACCAATGTTGGGGGATCAGGGGATCCCCAAGAACTGAATAACTACGTCCTTGCCATGCCTCCCCCTG TGAGGCCAAGATTCACAGATGCGAAAATGAACAGTTTCATGGTGGCGAGAGCAGGAAACGCTTTACGTGTCAGCATCAATTTTGAG GCCTCTCCTTGGCCAGAGGTCACCTGGCTGAAGGACGACTCACCTGTGTCTAAGAGGGCAACCATTAGCACCGCTGACGGCACGTCACAGCTCCTGATTCCTTCAGCAGAGCGCTCCGATACAGGCATCTACACCATCATAATCAAGAACCTGGTGGGCCAGGAAACCTTCAGCACTGAGATCAGAGTCACAG ACGAACCCAAACCTCCTGGTCCGGTGGAGCTTGACGAGAACGTTCCGGGCACGGTCACGGTGTCCTGGGCACCGTCTCCAGACGAGACCCGTGACGATCATCTCCACTACCTGGTGTCCAAGCGCGACTCAGTCAAACGGGCCTGGCACACCGTGGCCGACCGCCTCTTCAATAACAAGTTCACCGTCTGCAACATCATGCCAGGCCGAGAATACTACTTCAGAGTCTACGCCAAGAATGACATGGGCCTGTCTAAGCCTTCTGAATCAACAGTCTGGTCAATCACCAAGAAGAAAG AAAAGTTCACCTTGAACGTACCTGAATCCAAGGCCGTCAACTTTGAGCGTCCCCCGAAATTCCTGACCGGTCTGAAGATGCACGTCGCGCCCCAAGGCTACGAGTGCTACATGACCTGTGCCGTGCGGGGCGACCCCGCGCCCCACGTCACATGGTACAGGGACAACGTCAGCctcaacaccaacaccaactaCTACATCACCAACACCTGCGGCGTGTGCTCCATGCTCATCCTCAGGGTCGGGCATCAAGACATGGGGGAGTACAAAGTCCTCGCGGAAAACCCGCTGGGCCGAGCGGAGTGCTCCACCAAGCTCACCGTCAGAG aataA
- the LOC118211575 gene encoding immunoglobulin-like and fibronectin type III domain-containing protein 1 isoform X1 produces the protein MGMGGVGAGGAAGMGGTGAGGAEAGGMGGGAGGMGMGGAGGMGGGAGGIGGTGGMGGPGGVGTGGAGAGGVGVGGAGGVGFAKGATGAHGGGAGGGGTGGAGGTGTGGEDGGAGGTGAGGEGAGGGGAGGTGGGDGGSGSAGAGAGGAGGGAGGDGGKGGGGAGGDGTGEDGSGKDAKKDAKGKKRKGAAGEAAGKPEEPGVYFTSALNDAKAILGESAELTCEMSSAASKGVWYHDGKELSSSKEIKISKVGATHKLKILKVSEENSGKYRFEAEGRKTESMIVVEDPPRIAEADIKNFCLPVSVKSGQATSFRVPFVGREPFKVQWFKEGQEVKNDTNIRVENDEGYTRLVLRKLNRKDSGEIKVKIKNEFGTTEATTELNVLDKPTPPQGPLEVIEGSSSCIEIKWRPPKDNGGSKVTNYHLERQQVGRNTWKKIGNVPGEPPSFRDTDVEHGKKYYYRIRAITAEGESDMIVTEDVQAGTKAYPGPPIALKVVSAFKDRINLQWVNPTNTGGTAIVGYNLEKRKKGSNLWSLVNPGGEPIKDKQYTVTDVIEGQAYEFRVSAINFSGSGEPSVPSEFVFAREPMNPPGKVSDLKVIDSDYNTLCLSWSKPQAEKGGRGEAKGFFVEIRPEDEQVWTRCNTNAITMNSYTIKGLKPMAMYFVRVVATNVGGSGDPQELNNYVLAMPPPVRPRFTDAKMNSFMVARAGNALRVSINFEASPWPEVTWLKDDSPVSKRATISTADGTSQLLIPSAERSDTGIYTIIIKNLVGQETFSTEIRVTDEPKPPGPVELDENVPGTVTVSWAPSPDETRDDHLHYLVSKRDSVKRAWHTVADRLFNNKFTVCNIMPGREYYFRVYAKNDMGLSKPSESTVWSITKKKEKFTLNVPESKAVNFERPPKFLTGLKMHVAPQGYECYMTCAVRGDPAPHVTWYRDNVSLNTNTNYYITNTCGVCSMLILRVGHQDMGEYKVLAENPLGRAECSTKLTVRE, from the exons atGGGAATGGGAGGGGTTGGAGCTGGAGGTGCTGCAGGAATGGGAGGCACAGGAGCTGGTGGTGCTGAAGCTGGAGGTAtgggaggaggtgcaggaggtaTGGGAATGGGAGGTGCAGGAGGCatgggaggaggagcagggggtaTTGGAGGAACAGGAGGTATGGGAGGTCCAGGAGGTGTAGGCACAGGTGgtgcaggagcaggaggtgtgggagtgggaggtgCAGGCGGTGTAGGATTTGCAAAAGGTGCTACAGGGGCTCAtggtggaggagcaggagggggcggcacaggaggtgcaggaggtaCTGGAACAGGAGGTGAAGATGGAGGAGCTGGTGGCACAGGGGCAGGAGGTGAAGGAGCTGGcggtggaggagcaggaggtacgggaggtggagatggaggatCTGGCAgtgctggagcaggagctggtggtgcagggggaggagccggaggCGATGGAGGAAAAGGAGGTGGGGGAGCGGGCGGAGATGGGACTGGAGAAGACGGCTCCGgcaaagatgcaaaaaaagatGCGAAGGGGAAGAAGCGCAAAGGAGCGGCAGGGGAAGCTGCCGGCAAACCTGAAG AACCTGGAGTTTACTTCACCAGCGCTCTGAACGACGCAAAGGCCATTTTGGGAGAGTCAGCAGAACTGACGTGCGAAATGAGCAGCGCAGCCTCCAAGGGAGTGTGGTACCACGACGGAAAGGAG CTGTCCTCCTCTAAAGAGATAAAAATTTCTAAAGTGGGCGCCACTCACAAGCTGAAAATCCTCAAGGTCTCCGAGGAAAATTCTGGAAAATATCGCTTTGAAGCGGAGGGACGCAAAACGGAATCGATGATCGTTGTGGAAG ATCCACCAAGGATTGCTGAAGCTGATATTAAAAACTTCTGTTTGCCCGTCTCTGTAAAATCCGGTCAGGCTACATCCTTCAGGGTTCCATTTGTGGGTCGCGAACCATTCAAAGTGCAgtggttcaaagaagggcaggAGGTGAAAAATGACACCAATATCAGAGTGGAGAACGACGAGGGATATACCCGTCTGGTTCTTCGCAAGTTGAATCGTAAGGACTCTGGAGAAATCAAGGTCAAGATCAAGAATGAGTTTGGCACCACGGAGGCCACAACGGAACTCAACGTCCTCG acaaGCCTACCCCACCCCAAGGTCCACTGGAAGTGATTGAAGGCTCTTCCAGCTGCATTGAGATAAAGTGGAGGCCCCCCAAGGACAACGGTGGCTCAAAGGTGACAAACTACCACCTGGAGCGTCAGCAGGTGGGGCGTAACACCTGGAAGAAGATCGGCAATGTCCCCGGGGAACCGCCAAGCTTCAGGGACACTGACGTGGAACACGGCAAGAAGTACTACTACCGCATCAGAGCCATCACAGCAGAGGGCGAGAGCGACATGATAGTGACTGAAGACGTACAGGCTGGAACTAAAG CATACCCGGGTCCACCAATCGCACTCAAAGTGGTCAGTGCTTTCAAGGACCGCATTAATCTCCAATGGGTCAACCCAACCAACACCGGAGGAACTGCCATTGTGGGCTACAACCTGGAGAAACGCAAGAAGGGCAGCAACCTCTGGAGCCTAGTCAACCCGGGGGGCGAACCCATTAAAG ACAAACAGTACACAGTGACAGACGTCATTGAGGGGCAAGCGTATGAATTCCGAGTGAGCGCAATAAACTTCTCAGGCTCCGGAGAACCGAGCGTCCCCTCTGAGTTCGTGTTTGCGAGGGAGCCCATGA ATCCCCCAGGTAAAGTTTCTGACCTGAAGGTGATAGATTCTGACTACAACACCTTGTGCCTGTCCTGGTCTAAGCCCCAAGCCGAGAAGGGTGGTCGAGGTGAAGCCAAAGGCTTCTTCGTGGAGATTCGTCCAGAAGACGAACAAGTGTGGACTCGCTGTAATACCAATGCCATCACAATGAACAGCTACACCATAAAAGGTCTGAAGCCAATGGCTATGTACTTTGTCAGGGTGGTCGCCACCAATGTTGGGGGATCAGGGGATCCCCAAGAACTGAATAACTACGTCCTTGCCATGCCTCCCCCTG TGAGGCCAAGATTCACAGATGCGAAAATGAACAGTTTCATGGTGGCGAGAGCAGGAAACGCTTTACGTGTCAGCATCAATTTTGAG GCCTCTCCTTGGCCAGAGGTCACCTGGCTGAAGGACGACTCACCTGTGTCTAAGAGGGCAACCATTAGCACCGCTGACGGCACGTCACAGCTCCTGATTCCTTCAGCAGAGCGCTCCGATACAGGCATCTACACCATCATAATCAAGAACCTGGTGGGCCAGGAAACCTTCAGCACTGAGATCAGAGTCACAG ACGAACCCAAACCTCCTGGTCCGGTGGAGCTTGACGAGAACGTTCCGGGCACGGTCACGGTGTCCTGGGCACCGTCTCCAGACGAGACCCGTGACGATCATCTCCACTACCTGGTGTCCAAGCGCGACTCAGTCAAACGGGCCTGGCACACCGTGGCCGACCGCCTCTTCAATAACAAGTTCACCGTCTGCAACATCATGCCAGGCCGAGAATACTACTTCAGAGTCTACGCCAAGAATGACATGGGCCTGTCTAAGCCTTCTGAATCAACAGTCTGGTCAATCACCAAGAAGAAAG AAAAGTTCACCTTGAACGTACCTGAATCCAAGGCCGTCAACTTTGAGCGTCCCCCGAAATTCCTGACCGGTCTGAAGATGCACGTCGCGCCCCAAGGCTACGAGTGCTACATGACCTGTGCCGTGCGGGGCGACCCCGCGCCCCACGTCACATGGTACAGGGACAACGTCAGCctcaacaccaacaccaactaCTACATCACCAACACCTGCGGCGTGTGCTCCATGCTCATCCTCAGGGTCGGGCATCAAGACATGGGGGAGTACAAAGTCCTCGCGGAAAACCCGCTGGGCCGAGCGGAGTGCTCCACCAAGCTCACCGTCAGAG aataA